The window GCGCCGCGCGGACGACGGGCGTCTGCCGGGAGCGGAGCGCCAGGTCGTGCCGCCTGAGGGCGATCTCGCTGTGCCTCATCGGGTGGCCTCCAGCTCGTTCAGCGCCTTGAAGGTCACCTCGAGGTCCTCCTCGGTGTGCAGGCGGGACAGGAAGAAGCGGAGCCTGGCCTCGTCCTCCCGGACCGCCGGGTGCAGGATGGGCGCCACGTTGATGCCGCTGACGTGCAGCTGTTCGGAGAACCTCAGGGCGAGGGCGGAGTCGCCGGTGATGAGCGGGACCACGGGCGTGCCCCCGCTCTTGCCCGTGTCCAGGCCCATGTCCCTCAGGGTGTCGAGGAAGCGCTGGGAGATCCCGTGCAGCTCGTCGATCCAGTGGGGGTTCTCCTGGCACAGGCGGATCGACTCCAGGGCCGCCGCGGTGTTGGCGGGGGTCATGCCCACGCTGAAGACGAAGCCGGGGAGGTTGTAGCGCAGGTACTCGACGAACCCTCGGCTTCCGGCGATGTAGCCCCCGCAGCTGTTGAAGGCCTTGCTGAGGGTGCCCATGTGGATGTCGACGCGGCGCGGGTCGACACCGAAGTGGCTGGCCACGCCGCGGCCCGCGCGCCCCACGGTGCCGATCGAGTGGGCTTCGTCGATCATGAGGAAGGCGTCGTGGTGCTCCTTGATCCGCAGCAGCTCCGGCAGGGGGCACAGGTCGCCGTCCATGCTGTAGACGCCCTCGACGACGATGACGACGTTGCGGAACCTGGGGCGCAGCCGTGCCAGCTCCTGCTCCAGGTTCTCCATGTCGTTGTGCTTGAAGGGCTTGCGTTTGGCGTCGGAGAGCAGCGCGCCCTGGATGAGGCTGTTGTGGGCCAGGGAGTCGTGGAGGATCAGGTCGTCCTCACCGAACAGGTTCCCGAGGATGTTGACGTTGGTGCTGTGTCCGCCGACCTGCACGAGCGCGTCGTCCACGCCGATGAAGTCGGCGATCGTGCGCTCCAGTTCCCCGTGGAGGCCGATCTCGCCGCCGATGAGCCTGCTCGCCGAGACCGAGGTCCCGTGCTCCGCGACGGCGTCGTCGACGGCCTTGCGGATACGGGGGTGGCCGTTGGTGCCGAGGTAGTTGTAGCTGGAGTAGTTCACGAACGTGCGGGCGCCGACACTGATCGTGTTCGCGGCGATCCCGCGGTAGGCGGCGAAGTAGGGCAGGTCCTCCTGTCCGCGGAGGAAGTCCCCGAACTGGACGATCTTCTCCATCCGTGCGATGCCCTCGGGAGCCGCGGGGGCGTCCGCCGGGGTGTCCTCGACCAGCGCGTGCAGACGGAGTTCGAGGTCGGCGTAGGTGATGTCGTCCTGGAAGTCCTCCCACGGGTCGATCGAGCGGATCTGGGGGTAGTTCTTGGCGAGGCTGGAGACGAGGTCCATGATCATGATCGAGTCGAACCCGAGGTCGTCGATCATGAGTTTTCCAGGGTCGATTTCGTGGGTTTCGTACGAGGCTATTTCGGCGACGGTCTTGAGTAGATCGGTACTCATGTTACTCGTGTGGCTCATGGGGGCTCCAAGTCGTTCTTCACGGCTTCTGAGACACGTGTTCGTGAATGTGTTCCGCTGCTGACGCCGCCCCGTCGACTCCGGAGAGGAGTTCGCGGAGGGTGCGTGCGCGGGAACGGGTGCGGGGGTCCGTGAGGACCTTCTCCACGGCATTGCGGAAAGAGGCTCCGGAAACGTCCTTGGGGGAGACGGCGACGGCGTTTCCGAAGCGGACGCAGTCCGCCACGTTCCACCGCTGCTCCATCTGCAGGCCGATTCCGACGAAGGGTTTTCCGGTCGTGACCGCGGTCTGCACGGTCCCCTCGCCCCCGTGGATCACGGAGGCGTCGATGAGGTCGCCGAGCAGGTGTGCGGGGAGGAGGTCGCGCACGTGGATGTTGTCCGCGACCTGGGGGAGGTCGCTCTCCTCCAGGTAGGAGGCGACGGGGGCGATGACGGTGACGGGCATCCGGGAGAGCTCGGTGAGGACCCGGAGCACCACTTCCCGGTTCCCGGAACTGCCCATGGCGAAGTAGACCACCGGGCGCTTCGCCCGCGCCGAGGCCTCGGCGACGCGGACCACGTCCGGAGGGATCTCCCGGTCGATCCGGGCGAAGACCGGGCCGACCAGGCGGTAGTTCGCGGGCATCCGGTAGGGGCGCAGGTAGCAGGAGAGGGAGGTGATCAGGTTGAGGTCGGCGTCGAGCGCCTGGATGGTGCGACCGGGCAGCCTGACCCCGTGCTCGCGCGCGACTGCCCGGAAGGCCGCGGGCTTGTAGGTGGTCACCCGGGCGGCCTCCCGCAGGAGCGCGGCGGCGCCGGTGTTGACCGCCCGGGGGAGCGGGCCGTCCCCTTCGGCGAGCGGCAGCGACCGCGTCTGGAGGATGTGGGGCCAGCTGTAGGCGAAGGGCTTGACGTAGACGAGCGGCACGCCGGCGGCACGGGCGGAGACGAACTGGCTGAGCGTCGTGCCGATCACGACCGCCGCCGGGCGGAGCGTGCCGATGAGGGCGAGTTCACTGGCGACGCGGGTGCGGAGCATCGCGGCGGTGAAGGGGTGCCGGACCGCCTTCCCCTGGTCGACGCGGATCAGCTGGTCCGCGTCCTCGTCGGTCAGCGCGGGGGCCAGGCGGTGAAACGTGAACCCGGCCTCTTCAATGAGGCCGGAGTATCTTTCGGAATACCCGGAAAAGACGCATTCATATGTTTCACGGAGGTGTTTCGCCACCTCGATGGACCGGGTTGTCTCCGCGAGATTGAATGTCTCGGGGGCGAACAATATAACGCGCACCAGTAAACGCACCTAAGCAAAATTTATGGGACGTCCACGAAAGTAGCATTGGCGAATATAAGCGTCAAATGTGACGCGTATCACACTAAAAGTCTCATGTTTTGGAGGGCCAGGTGGGGAAGGCGTGGGGCAGGGGCGTTGCGTCGGGCCGGTGCGTGTTCCCTGGTGAAGGTTTTCCGTCCTCGGGGCGGAGGAATCGGTGGATTCACGTTCTGCTGTCACTTCTTGCAGTATTTCGACCACGAAGAGAAATGTTGGATTCGCGTTTCTCGCTTTTCCGCGGTCATGTTGCGCGCTTGTTACCGCGGGGCGGCTTCACTGTGCCACTGCCGGGGCGCGGGGGTGTTCGCACCGGTGCGCCGCCGGGCGGCGGGTGGGAGCGCGGCGTTCGGGGCGCGCCGATTCCCCGGTTCCCGTCCCACCGGTCGGCCACCGGGGCTCCCGTCGCGCGTCCCACGGGGGGCGAGGCGCCCGGTCGGGTCCGCCCGGGCCCCGGGCCAGCGGATCGGACGGGTCCGCCCTCGGAGGGTCCGGAGGAGGGCGGGGCGCGTGGTGTCCGCGCCGGACGGACCGGTGGGGACGGCCAGGGCTCCGAACAGGGCGGACGCGGTTGTCCACAGGCTTTCTGCGGCGAATCCGCCCAACGCCTAACCTGGCCGGAGCAGAGGAAACGACGTCTGGGGGACAGCGATGACGGGACGGTACGGAGGAGGCCAGGGGCGCCGGTACGGGGGCCGCGGGGGCCGCGGCGGCGGGCGCGGGCCCGAACCCGAGCCGATCCGCGGAGTCCGCGACGAGGCCCGGCTCTCCGAGGAGCTCCTGCGCATGGACGGCGCCTCCTACGGCCGCTACAAGTCACTCAGGGGCGACTGGGACTTCGGCGACTTCACCCTGACCGTGCAGCGGGTCCAGGCCGACCCCTTCGCACCGCCCTCGCGGGTGCGCGTGCTCATCCCGGACGCCGGCGTCCCCAAGAGCGCCTGGGGCGACCCGGTGCGCCGCCGCGCCACCGCCGACTACCTGGGGCGGCGCGCCCGCCGGCTCCTGCGCGGATCGCTGCTCAGGATCGACACCGGCGGCCAGGAGGTGATCGAACGCTCCTCCTGCCAGCTCACCGACGGCGGTATCGACCTGCGCATCGGCATCGACCTGCCCGGCCACGGCCGCCGCATCGACGGACGCACCGCCGAGCGGGAGCTGTGCCGCACCCTGCCCCGCCTGGTGGACGACCTGGACTGGGAGGAGGTCGACGCCGAGGAGGCCGCGGCCTTCGCCGACACCGTCGCCGACACGGTCGCCCTTCGCTCCCAGCTGGAGGAGAGGGGCCTGGTGGCCTTCGTCGCGGACGGCGCCGTGCTGCCCCGGCGCAGCGGTGTCAGCGACGAACCCATGACAGGCGGCGCCGTGCCCTTCGCCTCCCCCGAGGGCCTGCGGGTCAGCGTCGACCTGCCGCACCGGGGCACGGTGAGCGGCATGGGCGTGCCCGAGGGCATCACCCTCATCGTCGGCGGCGGCTTCCACGGCAAGTCCACCCTGCTGCACGCCCTGGAGCGCGGCGTCTACGACCACGTTCCCGGCGACGGCCGCGAACTGGTGGTGACCAGGGGCGACGCCGTCAAGATCCGCGCGGAGGAGGGCCGCAGGGTCGAACGCGTGGACGTGAGCCCCTTCGTGCGCAACCTGCCCACCGGCGCCGACACGAGCGACTTCCGCACCGAGAACGCCTCCGGGTCCACCTCGCAGGCGGCCAACATCTGCGAGGCGGTCGAGGCGGGGGCGCGCACCCTGCTGGTGGACGAGGACTCCACCGCCACCAACCTGATGATCCGCGACGAGCGCATGCAGGCCCTCGTGCACGGTGACCGGGAGCCCCTCGTCCCCTTCATCGACCTCGTCCGGCCCCTGCGTCGCGAGCACGGGGTGTCCACGGTCCTGGTCATGGGCGGCAGCGGCGACTACTTCGACGTCGCCGACCACGTCGTCATGCTCGACGCCTACCACCCGCACGACGTCACCGAACGGGCCCGCGAACTCGCCCGCGAGCGCGTGGACGCGGACTTCGCCCTGCCGCGCCCCCGCGTGGTCGATCCCGCCTCCGTGGACGACGGCACCTCGCGGGGCCGGGGCCGGATCAAGCGCCGCGACATGGACGTGCTGGTGTTCGGCGACCACGACGTCGATGTGCGTGCGGTGGAGCAGTTCGTCGACCCCGGGCAGATCACCGGTGCCGGGCTGGCCCTGCGCGAGCTGGTCGCCGGACGCCACCTGGACGGCGGCCGCACCCTCGCCGAGGCGCTCGACTCCCTGGAGGAGGCCCTGGACAGAAGGGGCGTCACCCTGCTGGGCTCCGACTTCGGCGGCGACTACGCCCTGCCGCGCCGCTTCGAGGTAGCCGCCGTCCTCAACCGGCTGCGCTCGCTGCTGGTGGCCGACCTGCACTGAGCCGAGGTGGCGGGGCCGGGGTGTGGCGGTCCTCTCATGCCCCGGTTGCAGGAAGCTCCCTCCACCGGTCGGGGTTGGTAGGGGTGTGGGCGAGCGTCCTCGCACGGCTCCACCGGCCGGGGTTCCCTTTCCGCGCCGACCGGTGGCGGTGGTGTCGTGGGGCGTGAGCGCCCTCGCACGGCTCAGTCGGTGGGCTGGTGGGTCGGTATTCTGGAGAAGCAGGGCACAGCCTCCCAGGCGGTGCGAATCGGGCCTCCCCGGCCGTACCCCGGCGCCCGACCGCCGCGCGAGCGCGGCCCTGTGATCCCGACCAGTTTTGGAGACGAGAACCCGGTGCGTGATTCCGCAGATCTGTACGAACTCCACCCAGGCTTCGAGGATGTCGCCGGCCTGGCGATGCTGGTCTGTCTGGACGGCTTCGTGGACGCCGGACACGCCGGGCGCCAGCTGATCACGTCGCTGTTCGAACGGTTCACCGCGGAGGAGGTCGCGACCTTCGACGCCGACCGCCTCGTGGACTACCGCTCGCGCCGTCCGACGATGACCTTCGTCGAGAACACCTGGACCGCCTACGACGCGCCCAAGATCGCCCTGTACCGGCTGCACGACGACGAGGGCGCCCCCTTCCTGGTCCTGCACGGCCCGGAGCCGGACCGCGAGTGGGAGGCCTTCGCCGCCGCCGTGGGCCGCCTCGTCGACCACTTCTCCGTCACGCTGTCCGTCAGCGTCCACGGCATCCCCATGGCGGTCCCGCACACCCGGCCGGTCACGGTCACCCCGCACTCCACCCGCCCCGAGCTGGTCGAGGGGCACACCCCGTGGATCGGCCGCGTCGAGGTGCCCGGCAGCGCCACCTCACTGCTGGAGTACCGGCTCGGCGAGCGGGGCCACGACTTCGTGGGCTACGCCGTCCACGTGCCCAGCTACCTGGCCCAGGCCCAGTACCCGCGCGCGGCCATCGCCGCCGCCGAGTACGTGGCCGGGGCCACCGGCCTGGCCCTGGCCACCACGGAGATGGAGGAGGTCGCCGCGGCGACCGACGTCGACATCGCCGAACAGGTCATGGCCTCCGAGGAGATCCAGCGCGTCGTGGCCAACCTGGAGCGCCAGTACGACGACATCATGTCCTCCCGGACCGACCCCGAGGAGCGTCCCACGCTCCCGCTGGCCGACGACGACGCCCAGCTGCCCACCGCCGACGAGCTCGGCGCCGAACTCGAACGCTTCCTCGCCGAGCGCGAGGGCGAGGGAAACGGATGACCGTGTTCTACCAGATGCTCTTCCGCTCGGTCCTGCGCCACATGGACGCGGAGAAGGTCCACAGGCTCAGCTTCGCCGCGCTGCGCGGCGTGACCTCCCTGCCCGCCGTGGCCTCCGCCATGAAAGGCGTGCTCGGGCCGCGCGAGCCGGAGCTGACCGTGCACGCCCTCGGGCAGGAGTTCCCCGGCCCGCTGGGGCTCGCGGCCGGTTTCGACAAGAACGCGGAGAGCCCCTCCGGGCTGGCGGCGCTCGGCTTCGGCTTCGTGGAGGTGGGCACCGTCACCGCCCAGCCCCAGCCGGGCAACCCGCGGCCGCGCCTGTCCCGGCTGGTGGCCGACCGCGCGATCGTCAACCGCATGGGCTTCAACAACGAGGGGTCGGCCCTGGTCGCAGAACGCCTCCACCACCGGCGCGGCGGCCGCCGTCCCGTGCTCGGCGTCAACATCGGCAAGACCAAGGTCACGCCCGAGGAGGAGGCCCCCGCCGACTACGCCCTCAGCGCCCGGCGCCTGGCCCGCTACGCCGACTACCTGGTGGTCAACGTCAGCTCGCCCAACACCCCCGGGCTGCGCAACCTCCAGGGCGTGGAGCGGCTGCGCCCGCTCCTGGCCGCCGTGCGCGAGGCCATGGCCGAGGCCGGTCGCCCGGACCTGCCCCTCCTGGTGAAGATCGCCCCCGACCTCGCCGACGAGGACGTCGACGCCGTCGCCGACCTCGCGCTGGCCGAGGGACTCGACGGCATCATCGCCACCAACACCACCATCTCCCGTGAGGGCCTGACCACCCCCGCGGCGCAGGTGGAGGCGGCCGGTGCGGGCGGCCTGTCCGGCGCCCCCCTCAAGCGGCGCTCCCTGGAGGTGCTGCGCCGCCTGCGCGCCCGTGTGGGCGACCGGGTGACCCTGATCGCCGTCGGCGGCATCGAGACGCCCCTGGACGCCTGGTTCCGCATCCGGGCGGGGGCCAGCCTCGTGCAGGGCTACACCGGCCTCATCTACGGCGGTCCGCTCTGGCCCCGCCGCATCAACCGCGGCCTCGCCCGGCTGGTGCGGGCCTCCGGCCACCGTTCCATCAACGAGGTCGTCGGAGCCGACGTCCCCTCCCCGGCCGCCCCGGCGGCCGACACCGGGCAGGGGGCGGACCCCGCCGCGGCCACAGCCAAGGGCTGAGCCCGCCGCCGGAGCCCGGGTCCGCGGACCCGCCACCGACGAACGGACCCGCGGTTCCGCCTCCCGGGGCCGCGACCGCCACCCAGGGGCGCGACGCGGCCGCACGGACGCGGCGGCCGGTGGGACCCTTCCCACCGGCCGCCGACACGCGTGCCCCGTCGCCCGCGGACCTCAGGAACCGGCGGGCGCGGACAACCCCTCGGGCGGGTAGCTCTTCCCGGCCTCCGGGCCGTCGTAGACCTGGCTGACGGTCGCGAACTCGTACCCGTCGGCCCGCAGCCGCTCGATGATCTCCGGGACCGCGGCCAGGGTCGGCTCCAGGGTGTCGTGCAGCAGTACCACGCCCCCGGGGCGGGCGCCGTCCACCACGCTCTCCACGACCTCGTCGCGGCTCATGCCGGTCCAGTCCTTGCTGTCCTGGCTCCACAGGATCTCGGCCATGCCCTGACGGCCGATCTCCCCCAGCACCTCCGGTGAACTGTCGCCGAACGGCGGCCGGAACAGCTCCACGGTGTGGCCCGTCTGGCGGCGCACCATCGCGCTCACCGCGGCCACCTGGTGGACCAGTTCCTCCCCCTCGAAGGCATCGGGCATGCGTTCGTGCAGGTGGTTGTGGCTGCCGATCTCGTGCCCCTCGGCGTAGGCGCGCCGGATCACGCTGGGCCGGGTCAGCGCCGGGTTGCCGTTGAGGAAGAAGGTGGCCGCGACCTCCTCCTCCGCCAGCAGGTCCAGCAGCCGCGGAGTCGTCGCCACCGGTCCGTCGTCGAAGGTCAGCGCGATGCACTTGGCCCCGGCGCAGTCCAGGTCGGGGTCTCCCGCCGAGACCGCCCCCGGCACCGGCGGGTCGGCCGGGGGCTCGGCGTCGGGGGCCTCCACGGCCAGCACGGGCTCCTCCGCCATGGCGGCCTCCCGCGCCCGCTCGCCCAGGCCGGACAGCAGGGGCGCGGCCTCCTCGGCGGGCACCACCGCGACCATCCGCCCCGGCTCCGAGGACGGGGGGTGGCCCTCCACGATCGGGGACAGGTGCCCGTCGTCGAACTCCACCACCAGGTCCCCGTCGCCGTTGAACCCCATCGAGTCGTAGGTGCGCATCACCGGTTGCAGCCCCCGCGCGTCCACCGCCTCCTCGTCGGCGAACGAGGCGCGGACGATCCCGTTGAGCTCCCGGAGCGCCGCGTCGTCGGCCAGCAGCTCCGTGGAGTAGGCGGTGTGGCCGGTGGACGCGTCGTACCAGTACGTCCCGTACCCCCGGCGCAGGCCGTGGAAGTCCTCCTCGGTGCGCACCAGGCGCACGCCCAGCACCCCGTCCCCGGCGGCGACCACCTCCCAGTCGACGCCCAGACTCACCGGATCCCGGCTGGCGCCCCGGTAGTCCCGCACCTCCTGGTCCACCCGGGCGGCCAGTTCCTCGGCGAAGGCGTCGGCACCCGAGAACACCGGGTAGGCGACGTCGATCGTGAGCCCCTCGGGCTTGTACGGGTGGTCCTCGAAGTCGGAGGCGTCCCCGCGCCACTCGGTGACCCCGTCCCCCGGCTCCGCCGCCACCACCGTGATCAGTTCCGGGTCCTCACCGCCCCCGGAGGCGATCCCCTCGGTGCCGCACGCGGCCAGGGGCAGGACCAGTGCGACCAGCGCCGCCCCGGGCCACCGGGCTCTGCGTTCCCACGGCCGGTTCCCCCCGGCCCCGGGGCAGGGGGCGGCCTCGTTCGGGTGGACTCGAGTCGACGACAACACCGGACTCCCTCATCCCTCAGCGGGTGGCCAACACGGCTGCTGCTGGGAGCAACATAGGGGACGCCGTCACCCGTCCCGGAGCGGTGACCACATGTGGTCACCGCTCCGGGACGGGCAGCGCGCCGGAGACCGGGAACACCCGTGCGGGTCGTCCTTTCCGTCCCCACCCGGTGCTCCGCACCCCGTGCGTCCCACCGGCCGCGGCCCCGAAGCCCTCCCGGGGCCATCCTCACCCGGAACCGCCCGCCGCGCCGTGACGCCGCGCCCTTCAGGCCTCCTCGGAAGCCTCCTCGGCCCCCTCAGCGGGCTCACCGGCCTCCTCGGAGGGGTCGGCGTCCTCCTCCGGGGCGTCGGGGACCCCGTCCATGTAGCTCTGGCCGGGGGTCGTGGTCCCCAGCAGCTGGGACACCGTGACCATGGTGTACCCCTGCTCGTCCAGTTCCCGGATGGCCGTGCGGGAGGCGTCGACGGTGGTGCCGTGGATGTCGTGCATGAGGATGATCGCCCCGTCCGAAGCGCCCTCCAGCACCCGGTCGTGGATCACCGAGGCCTTGCGGTCCTTCCAGTCGAGGGTGTCCACGCTCCACAGGATCTGGGCCAGGCCCATGTCCGCGGTCACCGAGGCCACGCCCTCGTCGGTCGAGCCGTAGGGCGGGCGCATGAGGTTCATGGTGTAGCCGGTCTCGCGGTACACCAGCGCCTGCACGACGTCCAGGTCCGCGCGCACCCCTCCCGCGCCCAGACCGGCCAGGTCGGGGTGGTTCAGGGTGTGGTTGGCGATCTCGTGCCCCTCCGCGTAGGCGCGCCGCACCGTGTGCGGGTGCTCCATGACGGGGTTGCCGGTGACGAAGAACGTGGCCCGCGCGTCGTACTCGGCGAGGGCGTCCAGCAGTTCGGGGGTGCGCCCGCCGGGCCCGTCGTCGTAGGTCAGCGCCACGCACTTGGTTTCGGGGTCGGAGCAGTCGACCTCGGGGTCCACCGCGGGCACCTGCCCGGGCACGGCGCCCTCCTCCTGGCCGTCCTTGTCGGCCTGGGGCGGGGCGGCGATGGAGAAGTCCTCCACGCCCACGGTCGCGGCGTCGCGCACGCGCAGGCCCAGCTCGGACAGCAGGCCCTCGGCCTCACCGGCGGCGACCACCGCGCGCGTGCGGCCCTCCTCCGCCGGGGCGACCTGCCCGGCGTCGAACTCCACGACCAGGTCGCCGTCGGGGTTGAAGCCCACCGAGTCGTACAGGGAGCTGATCGGGTGGACGACGCCGGGGTCGGCCGGGCCCTCCCCGCCCTCCCCGCTTCCGACGGCGCCGCGCACCAGGCCGTTGAGCTCCTCCAGCTGCTCCTGGCCGCCGACCAGTGCGGCGGAGGGGTGGTGCGCCGCGGTCTCGGTGTCGTACCAGTAGGTGGTGTACCCCTCCCGGGACCCCTCGGAGTCGGTCTCCACCCGGGTCACGCGGACCCCCAGCAGGCCGTCGCGCGCCGCGGTCAGGTTCCACCCCGCCTCGAAGGAGACCGCGCCGGGGTTGGCGGCCTCGAAGGCGTGCACCTCGTCGGTCAGCTCACGCTCCAGGAAGTCGGCCAGCGGCTCGGCGTTGGGGATCACCGGATAGGTCACCGCGACGGAGATCTCCCCGTCGTAGGGCAGTTCGGCCTCCTCCAGGCCCGCCACCGCGGCCGCGTCCACCTCGGTGAGCCCGTCGGGCTCACCGGAGGCCGGGGGCGACGGCTCGCTCTCGGAGACCGGCGCTCCATGCGTCCGCGGCCCGGGCTCGGGCTCCCCGGAGGAGCGGGTGGCCAACAACACCATGCCCGCCAGGACCGCCAGGGCTACCACGACCGTGATCAGGGGGTGGTCCGGTGCCATGGCGAGGCGGGACTGCTTACTCACGAGGGAATCTCCACGTTCATCGCTCAGACGAACGTCCGCGGGGAGCAGAGGGGAGCTCACCCGCGCAACGCTTGACTTCGTGTGTGACGCCGGTCGAAGGACGGGGGTTCTCACCGTCCGGGCCGGGCGCATGGGGCCGCACGCCGGGTACAGGGGCGAAGGGGGCCCTCCCTATACTTGCAGCCGTGGAAGGTACATGATCCACCCCCGCGTCCCGGGTCCGGCCCGGAACGGGCGGGGCGGAACCATGTCGCAAGAGGGAACCCGGTGCGAGTCCGGGACTGCCCCGCAGCGGTATGGGGGAACGAACGTCGCCATGAGCACTGGTAGTGCCGGTCGCGGAGACCGCACACCGGGAAGCGGCGGCCAGTAGGAGGAGCGGTGTCGGCACCGCCCGCGCCCCCGAGTCCGAAGACCTGCCTCCACCCGGCGACGCACCCGCGGCGCCGGTGGTCCCGCGCCCCGAGGGAGGGCCGGAGGCGGTGGCAGGTCCGGTGCGCGCCCGCGGCGCGTCCGTCGGCGTGTCCTCCCCTCTTCTCCCCTCGCGGCCGGTACCCGGCTTTCGACGAGGGAGAGAAGCTCATGACCACGACCCCCGCGCCGTCCGCGGCCCCGGGCGGACCACGCCCCTCCGTGCGCTCGACCGTGCACGGCTACCCGCGCATCGGCCCCGCCCGCGAGCTCAAGCGCGCCTGCGAGTCCCACTGGAGGGGCCGCACCACCGCCCGCGAACTGGACGAGGTCGCCGCCGGGCTGCGCCTGGGCGTCTACGCCCAGCTGCGCGAGGCCGGTGTCGACGACATCCCCTCCAACACGTTCTCCTACTACGACCACGTGCTGGACACCGCGGTCCTGTTCGACCTGGTCCCCTCCCGCTTCGCCCCTCCCGCCGCGGCGGCGGACCGCGAGGAGGAACTGCGCCGCTACTTCGCGCTCGCCCGCGGCGAACAGGGCGCCCCGCCGCTGGAGATGACCAAGTGGTTCGACACGAACTACCACTACCTGGTCCCCGAGCTCTCGCCCGGCAGCCGTCCCCGCCTGGTGGGCGACAAGCCCGTCGCCGAGTTCCGAGAGGCGGCCGAGGCGGGTTTCCACACCCGCCCGGTCCTGGTCGGTCCTCTCACCTTCCTGCTGCTGGCCAAGCCCGCCGACGGCGCCCCCGAGGGCTGGGAACCCGTCCAGCTGCTCGACCAGCTCCTGGAGGCCTACGCCCAGCTGCTCGGCGACCTGCGGGCCGCGGGCGCCACCGAGGTCCAGCTGGACGAGCCGATCCTGGCCACCGACGAGGGCCGCGCCGCCGTCGGCCACCTGGAGCGCGCCTACCAGTACCTGGGCGCGGTCACCGACCGCCCCTCCCTGCTGGTGTCCACCTACTTCGGCTCCATCGGCTCCGCCGCCCTGCGCGTCCTCAAGGACTCCGCGGTCGAGGCGGTCGGCCTGGACCTGGTCACCGACGACGAGGGCGTGGACGACCTGGTGCGGGTCTCCGGCCTGGGCGCCACCCGCCTGGTCGCGGGCGTGGTGGAGGGGCGCAACGTCTGGCGCACCGACATCCCGGCCGCCGTCGCCGCGCTCGGTACCCTGCTCGCCCTCACCGACGAGCTGACCGTGAGCACCTCCTGCTCCCTGCTGCACGTGCCCCTGGACCTGGACGCCGAGCCCTCCCTGGCCCCCGAGCTGCGCGGGGCCCTGGCCTTCGCCAAGCAGAAGGCCGAGGAGACGGCCCTGCTCGGCCGCGTGCTGTCCGAGGGCGCCGAGTCCGAGCACACCGGACGGGGCGGCGTCCGTCCCCCCGCCTTCACCGACGCGCGCGTGCGCGCCCGCCTCGACGCCCTGGGCCCGGACGCCTACGAGCGCCCGCGGGAACGCGGCAGGCCCACCGACACCCCGCTCACCACGACCACCATCGGGTCCTTCCCGCAGACCGCCGAGCTGCGCCGCGCCCGCGCCGCGCACCGCAGGGGGGAACTGGCGGAGGACGCCTACAAGGCCGTCCTGC is drawn from Nocardiopsis dassonvillei subsp. dassonvillei DSM 43111 and contains these coding sequences:
- a CDS encoding aminotransferase class I/II-fold pyridoxal phosphate-dependent enzyme; the protein is MIDDLGFDSIMIMDLVSSLAKNYPQIRSIDPWEDFQDDITYADLELRLHALVEDTPADAPAAPEGIARMEKIVQFGDFLRGQEDLPYFAAYRGIAANTISVGARTFVNYSSYNYLGTNGHPRIRKAVDDAVAEHGTSVSASRLIGGEIGLHGELERTIADFIGVDDALVQVGGHSTNVNILGNLFGEDDLILHDSLAHNSLIQGALLSDAKRKPFKHNDMENLEQELARLRPRFRNVVIVVEGVYSMDGDLCPLPELLRIKEHHDAFLMIDEAHSIGTVGRAGRGVASHFGVDPRRVDIHMGTLSKAFNSCGGYIAGSRGFVEYLRYNLPGFVFSVGMTPANTAAALESIRLCQENPHWIDELHGISQRFLDTLRDMGLDTGKSGGTPVVPLITGDSALALRFSEQLHVSGINVAPILHPAVREDEARLRFFLSRLHTEEDLEVTFKALNELEATR
- a CDS encoding glycosyltransferase, coding for MAKHLRETYECVFSGYSERYSGLIEEAGFTFHRLAPALTDEDADQLIRVDQGKAVRHPFTAAMLRTRVASELALIGTLRPAAVVIGTTLSQFVSARAAGVPLVYVKPFAYSWPHILQTRSLPLAEGDGPLPRAVNTGAAALLREAARVTTYKPAAFRAVAREHGVRLPGRTIQALDADLNLITSLSCYLRPYRMPANYRLVGPVFARIDREIPPDVVRVAEASARAKRPVVYFAMGSSGNREVVLRVLTELSRMPVTVIAPVASYLEESDLPQVADNIHVRDLLPAHLLGDLIDASVIHGGEGTVQTAVTTGKPFVGIGLQMEQRWNVADCVRFGNAVAVSPKDVSGASFRNAVEKVLTDPRTRSRARTLRELLSGVDGAASAAEHIHEHVSQKP
- a CDS encoding ABC-ATPase domain-containing protein; translation: MTGRYGGGQGRRYGGRGGRGGGRGPEPEPIRGVRDEARLSEELLRMDGASYGRYKSLRGDWDFGDFTLTVQRVQADPFAPPSRVRVLIPDAGVPKSAWGDPVRRRATADYLGRRARRLLRGSLLRIDTGGQEVIERSSCQLTDGGIDLRIGIDLPGHGRRIDGRTAERELCRTLPRLVDDLDWEEVDAEEAAAFADTVADTVALRSQLEERGLVAFVADGAVLPRRSGVSDEPMTGGAVPFASPEGLRVSVDLPHRGTVSGMGVPEGITLIVGGGFHGKSTLLHALERGVYDHVPGDGRELVVTRGDAVKIRAEEGRRVERVDVSPFVRNLPTGADTSDFRTENASGSTSQAANICEAVEAGARTLLVDEDSTATNLMIRDERMQALVHGDREPLVPFIDLVRPLRREHGVSTVLVMGGSGDYFDVADHVVMLDAYHPHDVTERARELARERVDADFALPRPRVVDPASVDDGTSRGRGRIKRRDMDVLVFGDHDVDVRAVEQFVDPGQITGAGLALRELVAGRHLDGGRTLAEALDSLEEALDRRGVTLLGSDFGGDYALPRRFEVAAVLNRLRSLLVADLH
- a CDS encoding proteasome assembly chaperone family protein, yielding MRDSADLYELHPGFEDVAGLAMLVCLDGFVDAGHAGRQLITSLFERFTAEEVATFDADRLVDYRSRRPTMTFVENTWTAYDAPKIALYRLHDDEGAPFLVLHGPEPDREWEAFAAAVGRLVDHFSVTLSVSVHGIPMAVPHTRPVTVTPHSTRPELVEGHTPWIGRVEVPGSATSLLEYRLGERGHDFVGYAVHVPSYLAQAQYPRAAIAAAEYVAGATGLALATTEMEEVAAATDVDIAEQVMASEEIQRVVANLERQYDDIMSSRTDPEERPTLPLADDDAQLPTADELGAELERFLAEREGEGNG
- a CDS encoding quinone-dependent dihydroorotate dehydrogenase codes for the protein MTVFYQMLFRSVLRHMDAEKVHRLSFAALRGVTSLPAVASAMKGVLGPREPELTVHALGQEFPGPLGLAAGFDKNAESPSGLAALGFGFVEVGTVTAQPQPGNPRPRLSRLVADRAIVNRMGFNNEGSALVAERLHHRRGGRRPVLGVNIGKTKVTPEEEAPADYALSARRLARYADYLVVNVSSPNTPGLRNLQGVERLRPLLAAVREAMAEAGRPDLPLLVKIAPDLADEDVDAVADLALAEGLDGIIATNTTISREGLTTPAAQVEAAGAGGLSGAPLKRRSLEVLRRLRARVGDRVTLIAVGGIETPLDAWFRIRAGASLVQGYTGLIYGGPLWPRRINRGLARLVRASGHRSINEVVGADVPSPAAPAADTGQGADPAAATAKG